Proteins encoded by one window of Lathyrus oleraceus cultivar Zhongwan6 chromosome 1, CAAS_Psat_ZW6_1.0, whole genome shotgun sequence:
- the LOC127112631 gene encoding uncharacterized protein LOC127112631 isoform X6, giving the protein MFLNNIGAAFSYIKPPRPDPKHETRIISPRFHCRRDSPPSPAKVHWEKENVKAQSICTADELHRVTVPNSDWKLALWRYLPSPKAPLRNHPLLLLSGVATNAIGYDLSPESSFARYMSAQGFDTWTLEVRGAGLSTYGHSLEKDEECLTDSSEIDSAINDSKSSAFERELEFKNLGASFESEDKYEESRPTVRLMEVLTGMSERLLSFLGSDLSEGRHNSAVVSQIKDFNRRLQTMIRGQQIFPPQILELPDRFTTTLEEFQKQIELIVKYDWDFDHYLEEDVPAAMEYIKAQCQPMDGKLLAIGHSMGGILLYAMLSRCGFDGKDSAFASVVTLASSLDYTPSRSSLKWLLPLAKPVQALNVPVIPVGPLIASAYPLAINPPYVLSWLNSQISAQDMMDQKLFEKLVLNNFCTVPSKLLLQLKTVLQNGGLRDRSGTFFYKDHLCKSKVPVLAIAGDQDLICPPEAVYETVKLIPEELVTYKVFGEFGDPHYAHYDLVGGRSAADQLYPCITEFLTHHDMS; this is encoded by the exons atgtttCTCAACAACATTGGTGCAGCATTCAGTTACATCAAACCACCACGACCCGATCCGAAACATGAAACCCGAATCATCTCCCCGCGCTTTCACTGCCGCCGTGATTCGCCACCGTCTCCGGCGAAGGTACATTGGGAGAAGGAAAACGTAAAGGCACAATCAATATGCACTGCCGATGAGCTTCACCGTGTCACTGTTCCAAACTCCGATTGGAAACTTGCTCTCTGGCGCTACCTTCCTTCTCCCAAG GCTCCTTTGAGGAATCACCCGCTTTTGTTGTTGTCAGGGGTTGCTACCAATGCTATTGGCTATGATCTCTCTCCTGAG TCTTCATTTGCTCGGTACATGTCGGCACAAGGATTTGATACGTGGACTCTTGAGGTTCGAGGTGCGGGGTTGAGCACATATGGACACAGCTTGGAGAAAGACGAGGAGTGTCTCACAGATTCGTCTGAGATAGATTCTGCAATTAATGACAGTAAAAGTAGTGCTTTTGAAAGAGAGTTGGAATTTAAGAACCTGGGTGCTTCCTTTGAATCGGAAGATAAATATGAGGAATCACGGCCAACGGTGAGGTTGATGGAGGTTCTTACAGGGATGTCTGAACGGCTTTTAAGCTTTCTCGGTAGCG ATTTGTCGGAAGGGAGACACAACTCTGCAGTTGTTAGTCAGATCAAGGATTTCAATCGGAGACTTCAAACTATGATCAGAGGTCAACAAATTTTCCCACCGCAGATTTTAGAGTTGCCGGACCGTTTTACTACCACTTTAGAAGAATTTCAGAAACAGATTGAGTTGATTGTCAAATATGATTGGGACTTTGATCATTATCTCGAAGAAGACGTACCTGCCGCG ATGGAGTATATAAAGGCTCAATGCCAACCAATGGATGGAAAATTACTCGCAATTGGTCACTCAATGGGGGGTATCTTGTTGTACGCAATGCTCTCGCGTTGTG GTTTTGATGGAAAGGATTCTGCGTTCGCATCAGTTGTTACTTTGGCATCATCACTCGACTATACACCTTCGAGATCATCTCTCAAATGGCTTTTACCGCTGGCAA AACCTGTTCAGGCTTTAAACGTACCGGTTATTCCAGTTGGACCACTGATTGCTTCCGCATACCCTCTTGCGATAAATCCTCCGTATGTTTTATCTTGGCTAAATTCTCAGATTTCAGCTCAAGACATGATGGATCAAAAATTGTTTGAGAAACTTGTTTTGAATAACTTCT GTACCGTGCCTTCTAAGCTTCTCTTGCAGTTAAAAACAGTGTTACAGAACGGCGGTTTACGCGACAGGAGTGGAACGTTCTTCTACAAGGATCATCTCTGCAAAAGTAAAGTTCCTGTTTTAGCAATTGCTGGTGACCAGGACTTAATCTGCCCCCCAGAAGCTGTATATG AAACGGTGAAGCTTATTCCTGAGGAACTGGTTACATACAAAGTCTTTGGGGAGTTTGGAGATCCACACTATGCCCACTATGACTTAGTCGGTGGCCGATCG GCAGCAGATCAACTTTATCCATGTATAACCGAATTCCTCACTCATCATGACATGTCGTAA
- the LOC127112631 gene encoding uncharacterized protein LOC127112631 isoform X10 encodes MFLNNIGAAFSYIKPPRPDPKHETRIISPRFHCRRDSPPSPAKVHWEKENVKAQSICTADELHRVTVPNSDWKLALWRYLPSPKAPLRNHPLLLLSGVATNAIGYDLSPESSFARYMSAQGFDTWTLEVRGAGLSTYGHSLEKDEECLTDSSEIDSAINDSKSSAFERELEFKNLGASFESEDKYEESRPTVRLMEVLTGMSERLLSFLDLSEGRHNSAVVSQIKDFNRRLQTMIRGQQIFPPQILELPDRFTTTLEEFQKQIELIVKYDWDFDHYLEEDVPAAMEYIKAQCQPMDGKLLAIGHSMGGILLYAMLSRCGFDGKDSAFASVVTLASSLDYTPSRSSLKWLLPLAKPVQALNVPVIPVGPLIASAYPLAINPPYVLSWLNSQISAQDMMDQKLFEKLVLNNFCTVPSKLLLQLKTVLQNGGLRDRSGTFFYKDHLCKSKVPVLAIAGDQDLICPPEAVYETVKLIPEELVTYKVFGEFGDPHYAHYDLVGGRSAADQLYPCITEFLTHHDMS; translated from the exons atgtttCTCAACAACATTGGTGCAGCATTCAGTTACATCAAACCACCACGACCCGATCCGAAACATGAAACCCGAATCATCTCCCCGCGCTTTCACTGCCGCCGTGATTCGCCACCGTCTCCGGCGAAGGTACATTGGGAGAAGGAAAACGTAAAGGCACAATCAATATGCACTGCCGATGAGCTTCACCGTGTCACTGTTCCAAACTCCGATTGGAAACTTGCTCTCTGGCGCTACCTTCCTTCTCCCAAG GCTCCTTTGAGGAATCACCCGCTTTTGTTGTTGTCAGGGGTTGCTACCAATGCTATTGGCTATGATCTCTCTCCTGAG TCTTCATTTGCTCGGTACATGTCGGCACAAGGATTTGATACGTGGACTCTTGAGGTTCGAGGTGCGGGGTTGAGCACATATGGACACAGCTTGGAGAAAGACGAGGAGTGTCTCACAGATTCGTCTGAGATAGATTCTGCAATTAATGACAGTAAAAGTAGTGCTTTTGAAAGAGAGTTGGAATTTAAGAACCTGGGTGCTTCCTTTGAATCGGAAGATAAATATGAGGAATCACGGCCAACGGTGAGGTTGATGGAGGTTCTTACAGGGATGTCTGAACGGCTTTTAAGCTTTCTCG ATTTGTCGGAAGGGAGACACAACTCTGCAGTTGTTAGTCAGATCAAGGATTTCAATCGGAGACTTCAAACTATGATCAGAGGTCAACAAATTTTCCCACCGCAGATTTTAGAGTTGCCGGACCGTTTTACTACCACTTTAGAAGAATTTCAGAAACAGATTGAGTTGATTGTCAAATATGATTGGGACTTTGATCATTATCTCGAAGAAGACGTACCTGCCGCG ATGGAGTATATAAAGGCTCAATGCCAACCAATGGATGGAAAATTACTCGCAATTGGTCACTCAATGGGGGGTATCTTGTTGTACGCAATGCTCTCGCGTTGTG GTTTTGATGGAAAGGATTCTGCGTTCGCATCAGTTGTTACTTTGGCATCATCACTCGACTATACACCTTCGAGATCATCTCTCAAATGGCTTTTACCGCTGGCAA AACCTGTTCAGGCTTTAAACGTACCGGTTATTCCAGTTGGACCACTGATTGCTTCCGCATACCCTCTTGCGATAAATCCTCCGTATGTTTTATCTTGGCTAAATTCTCAGATTTCAGCTCAAGACATGATGGATCAAAAATTGTTTGAGAAACTTGTTTTGAATAACTTCT GTACCGTGCCTTCTAAGCTTCTCTTGCAGTTAAAAACAGTGTTACAGAACGGCGGTTTACGCGACAGGAGTGGAACGTTCTTCTACAAGGATCATCTCTGCAAAAGTAAAGTTCCTGTTTTAGCAATTGCTGGTGACCAGGACTTAATCTGCCCCCCAGAAGCTGTATATG AAACGGTGAAGCTTATTCCTGAGGAACTGGTTACATACAAAGTCTTTGGGGAGTTTGGAGATCCACACTATGCCCACTATGACTTAGTCGGTGGCCGATCG GCAGCAGATCAACTTTATCCATGTATAACCGAATTCCTCACTCATCATGACATGTCGTAA
- the LOC127112631 gene encoding uncharacterized protein LOC127112631 isoform X7: protein MFLNNIGAAFSYIQPPRPDPKHETRIISPRFHCRRDSPPSPAKVHWEKENVKAQSICTADELHRVTVPNSDWKLALWRYLPSPKAPLRNHPLLLLSGVATNAIGYDLSPESSFARYMSAQGFDTWTLEVRGAGLSTYGHSLEKDEECLTDSSEIDSAINDSKSSAFERALEFKNLGASFESEDKYEESRPTVRLMEVLTGMSERLLSFLDLSEGRHNSAVVSQIKDFNRRLQTMIKGQQIFPPQILELPDRFTTTLEEFQKQIELIVKYDWDFDHYLEEDVPAAMEYIKAQCQPMDGKLLAIGHSMGGILLYAMLSRCGFDGKDSAFASVVTLASSLDYTPSRSSLKWLLPLAKPVQALNVPVIPVGPLIASAYPLAINPPYVLSWLNSQISAQDMMDQKLFEKLVLNNFCTVPSKLLLQLKTVLQNGGLRDRSGTFFYKDHLCKSKVPVLAIAGDQDLICPPEAVYETVKLIPEELVTYKVFGEFGDPHYAHYDLVGGRSAADQLYPCITEFLTHHDMS from the exons atgtttCTCAACAACATTGGTGCAGCATTCAGTTACATCCAACCACCACGACCCGATCCGAAACATGAAACCCGAATCATCTCCCCGCGCTTTCACTGCCGCCGTGATTCGCCACCGTCTCCGGCGAAGGTACATTGGGAGAAGGAAAACGTAAAGGCACAATCAATATGCACTGCCGATGAGCTTCACCGTGTCACTGTTCCAAACTCCGATTGGAAACTTGCTCTCTGGCGCTACCTTCCTTCTCCCAAG GCGCCTTTGAGGAATCACCCGCTTTTGTTGTTGTCAGGGGTTGCTACCAATGCTATTGGCTATGATCTCTCTCCTGAG TCTTCATTTGCTCGGTACATGTCGGCACAAGGATTTGATACATGGACTCTTGAGGTTCGAGGTGCGGGGTTGAGCACATATGGACACAGCTTGGAGAAAGACGAGGAGTGTCTCACAGATTCGTCTGAGATAGATTCTGCAATTAATGACAGTAAAAGTAGTGCTTTTGAAAGAGCGTTGGAATTTAAGAACCTGGGTGCTTCCTTTGAATCGGAAGATAAATATGAGGAATCACGGCCAACGGTGAGGTTGATGGAGGTTCTTACAGGGATGTCTGAACGGCTTTTAAGCTTTCTCG ATTTGTCGGAAGGGAGACACAACTCTGCAGTTGTTAGTCAGATCAAGGATTTCAATCGGAGACTTCAAACTATGATCAAAGGTCAACAAATTTTCCCACCGCAGATTTTAGAGTTGCCGGACCGTTTTACTACCACTTTAGAAGAATTTCAGAAACAGATTGAGTTGATTGTCAAATATGATTGGGACTTTGATCATTATCTTGAAGAAGATGTACCTGCCGCG ATGGAGTATATAAAGGCTCAATGCCAACCAATGGATGGAAAATTACTCGCAATTGGTCACTCAATGGGGGGTATCTTGTTGTACGCAATGCTCTCGCGTTGTG GTTTTGATGGAAAGGATTCTGCGTTCGCATCAGTTGTTACTTTGGCATCATCACTCGACTATACACCTTCGAGATCATCTCTCAAATGGCTTTTACCGCTGGCAA AACCTGTTCAGGCTTTAAACGTACCGGTTATTCCAGTTGGACCACTGATTGCTTCCGCATACCCTCTTGCGATAAATCCTCCGTATGTTTTATCTTGGCTAAATTCTCAGATTTCAGCTCAAGACATGATGGATCAAAAATTGTTTGAGAAACTTGTTTTGAATAACTTCT GTACCGTGCCTTCTAAGCTTCTCTTGCAGTTAAAAACAGTGTTACAGAACGGCGGTTTACGCGACAGGAGTGGAACGTTCTTCTACAAGGATCATCTCTGCAAAAGTAAAGTTCCTGTTTTAGCAATTGCTGGTGACCAGGACTTAATCTGCCCCCCAGAAGCTGTATATG AAACGGTGAAGCTTATTCCTGAGGAACTGGTTACATACAAAGTCTTTGGGGAGTTTGGAGATCCACACTATGCCCACTATGACTTAGTCGGTGGCCGATCG GCAGCAGATCAACTTTATCCATGTATAACCGAATTCCTCACTCATCATGACATGTCGTAA
- the LOC127112631 gene encoding uncharacterized protein LOC127112631 isoform X1 has translation MFLNNIGAAFSYIQPPRPDPKHETRIISPRFHCRRDSPPSPAKVHWEKENVKAQSICTADELHRVTVPNSDWKLALWRYLPSPKAPLRNHPLLLLSGVATNAIGYDLSPESSFARYMSAQGFDTWTLEVRGAGLSTYGHSLEKDEECLTDSSEIDSAINDSKSSAFERALEFKNLGASFESEDKYEESRPTVRLMEVLTGMSERLLSFLGSDLSEGRHNSAVVSQIKDFNRRLQTMIKGQQIFPPQILELPDRFTTTLEEFQKQIELIVKYDWDFDHYLEEDVPAAMEYIKAQCQPMDGKLLAIGHSMGGILLYAMLSRCGFDGKDSAFASVVTLASSLDYTPSRSSLKWLLPLAKPVQALNVPVIPVGPLIASAYPLAINPPYVLSWLNSQISAQDMMDQKLFEKLVLNNFCTVPSKLLLQLKTVLQNGGLRDRSGTFFYKDHLCKSKVPVLAIAGDQDLICPPEAVYETVKLIPEELVTYKVFGEFGDPHYAHYDLVGGRSAADQLYPCITEFLTHHDMS, from the exons atgtttCTCAACAACATTGGTGCAGCATTCAGTTACATCCAACCACCACGACCCGATCCGAAACATGAAACCCGAATCATCTCCCCGCGCTTTCACTGCCGCCGTGATTCGCCACCGTCTCCGGCGAAGGTACATTGGGAGAAGGAAAACGTAAAGGCACAATCAATATGCACTGCCGATGAGCTTCACCGTGTCACTGTTCCAAACTCCGATTGGAAACTTGCTCTCTGGCGCTACCTTCCTTCTCCCAAG GCGCCTTTGAGGAATCACCCGCTTTTGTTGTTGTCAGGGGTTGCTACCAATGCTATTGGCTATGATCTCTCTCCTGAG TCTTCATTTGCTCGGTACATGTCGGCACAAGGATTTGATACATGGACTCTTGAGGTTCGAGGTGCGGGGTTGAGCACATATGGACACAGCTTGGAGAAAGACGAGGAGTGTCTCACAGATTCGTCTGAGATAGATTCTGCAATTAATGACAGTAAAAGTAGTGCTTTTGAAAGAGCGTTGGAATTTAAGAACCTGGGTGCTTCCTTTGAATCGGAAGATAAATATGAGGAATCACGGCCAACGGTGAGGTTGATGGAGGTTCTTACAGGGATGTCTGAACGGCTTTTAAGCTTTCTCGGTAGCG ATTTGTCGGAAGGGAGACACAACTCTGCAGTTGTTAGTCAGATCAAGGATTTCAATCGGAGACTTCAAACTATGATCAAAGGTCAACAAATTTTCCCACCGCAGATTTTAGAGTTGCCGGACCGTTTTACTACCACTTTAGAAGAATTTCAGAAACAGATTGAGTTGATTGTCAAATATGATTGGGACTTTGATCATTATCTTGAAGAAGATGTACCTGCCGCG ATGGAGTATATAAAGGCTCAATGCCAACCAATGGATGGAAAATTACTCGCAATTGGTCACTCAATGGGGGGTATCTTGTTGTACGCAATGCTCTCGCGTTGTG GTTTTGATGGAAAGGATTCTGCGTTCGCATCAGTTGTTACTTTGGCATCATCACTCGACTATACACCTTCGAGATCATCTCTCAAATGGCTTTTACCGCTGGCAA AACCTGTTCAGGCTTTAAACGTACCGGTTATTCCAGTTGGACCACTGATTGCTTCCGCATACCCTCTTGCGATAAATCCTCCGTATGTTTTATCTTGGCTAAATTCTCAGATTTCAGCTCAAGACATGATGGATCAAAAATTGTTTGAGAAACTTGTTTTGAATAACTTCT GTACCGTGCCTTCTAAGCTTCTCTTGCAGTTAAAAACAGTGTTACAGAACGGCGGTTTACGCGACAGGAGTGGAACGTTCTTCTACAAGGATCATCTCTGCAAAAGTAAAGTTCCTGTTTTAGCAATTGCTGGTGACCAGGACTTAATCTGCCCCCCAGAAGCTGTATATG AAACGGTGAAGCTTATTCCTGAGGAACTGGTTACATACAAAGTCTTTGGGGAGTTTGGAGATCCACACTATGCCCACTATGACTTAGTCGGTGGCCGATCG GCAGCAGATCAACTTTATCCATGTATAACCGAATTCCTCACTCATCATGACATGTCGTAA